A genome region from Festucalex cinctus isolate MCC-2025b chromosome 17, RoL_Fcin_1.0, whole genome shotgun sequence includes the following:
- the chst3b gene encoding carbohydrate sulfotransferase 3b has protein sequence MRIKYSIPIVFFVALVIIEKENNIISRVSDKLALKQTPQTPVQSSRSANTLPKRNVSVTSQGKLSSAFMLMKRRLEDYSDYQPAAAVTTRRKNILLLATTRTGSSFVGEFFNQQGDNMFYLFEPLWHVEKMLTLETGGTNATAAAKAYRDVLQKLFLCDFSLLESFIDPLPVDHVTASLFRRGSSSSLCGEAVCSPFVKGVFERYHCGNRRCGPLNLTMASETCLEKEHRAIKSVRVRQLEMLRPLAEDPRLDVKFIQLVRDPRAVLASRMVAFAAKYKNWKQWATDTDVPIDDDEVKKLKSNCNSIRMSAEMGLRRPEWLRGRYMLVRYEDVARFPMRKAAEMYKFTGIPFTPQVKAWILKSTQASKEAGGIYSTQKNSTEQVEKWRFKLPFKIAQVVQKVCGPTLKLFGYKFVTSEEMLTDKSISLIEDIL, from the exons ATGAGGATCAAATACAGCATACCCATCGTCTTCTTTGTGGCGCTCGTTATCATCGAGAAGGAGAACAACATTATCTCAAG GGTGTCAGATAAACTAGCCTTGAAGCAGACCCCCCAGACCCCGGTACAGTCCAGCCGATCAGCCAACACCCTGCCGAAGCGCAATGTTTCCGTCACCTCCCAGGGCAAGCTGAGCTCGGCTTTCATGCTGATGAAGAGGCGCCTGGAGGACTACAGCGACTACcagccggcggcggcggtgacGACCCGCAGGAAAAACATCCTCCTTCTGGCCACCACCAGGACTGGTTCTTCCTTCGTGGGCGAGTTTTTTAACCAGCAAGGCGACAACATGTTTTATCTCTTTGAGCCGCTGTGGCACGTGGAAAAGATGCTGACACTGGAGACGGGCGGCACCAACGCGACAGCCGCAGCCAAAGCGTACCGGGACGTGCTTCAGAAACTCTTCCTGTGCGACTTCTCCCTGCTGGAGAGCTTCATAGACCCCCTCCCCGTGGACCACGTCACTGCCTCGCTCTTCCGCAGGGGGTCCAGCAGCTCCCTGTGCGGGGAGGCGGTCTGCAGCCCTTTCGTCAAAGGGGTCTTTGAGCGCTACCACTGCGGGAACAGGCGATGCGGACCCCTCAACCTCACCATGGCGTCCGAGACCTGCCTGGAGAAGGAGCACAGAGCCATCAAGTCGGTGAGGGTGCGCCAGCTGGAAATGCTCCGTCCTCTTGCTGAGGACCCGCGTCTCGACGTGAAATTCATCCAGCTGGTTCGCGATCCTCGGGCGGTGCTAGCCTCCCGCATGGTGGCCTTCGCCGCCAAGTACAAGAACTGGAAGCAGTGGGCCACGGACACGGACGTGCCCATCGACGACGACGAGGTGAAGAAGCTGAAGAGCAACTGCAACAGCATCAGGATGTCAGCGGAGATGGGCCTCAGGCGGCCGGAGTGGCTGCGCGGCCGCTACATGCTCGTGCGCTACGAGGACGTCGCACGCTTCCCCATGAGGAAGGCGGCCGAGATGTACAAGTTCACCGGGATCCCGTTCAcgccgcaggtcaaagcgtggATCTTGAAGAGCACGCAGGCCTCCAAGGAGGCCGGCGGTATCTACTCCACGCAGAAGAACTCCACCGAACAGGTGGAGAAGTGGCGCTTCAAGTTGCCCTTCAAGATAGCTCAGGTGGTCCAGAAGGTCTGCGGGCCCACGCTGAAACTCTTCGGCTACAAATTTGTGACAAGTGAAGAGATGCTAACGGACAAGTCTATCAGCTTGATAGAAGACATTTTGTAG
- the ghitm gene encoding growth hormone-inducible transmembrane protein has product MFVARLTCLRSLPPLAAGLRPGLANGSAALRSSTLNLKPCPILFTPRQGFSSKAKFGFRRARTTRDQLKEAVLEPATGTAIKIDSMGRIILAGGAAVGLGALCYYGLGMSSEIGAIEKAVIWPQYVKDRIHSTYMYFAGSVGLTALSAVAVSRTPALMGLMMRGSWMAIGATFAAMIGAGILVRSISYEHSPVPKHLAWMLHAGVMGAVVAPLTLLGGPLMIRAAWYTAGIVGGLSTVAMCAPSEKFLNMGGPLAVGFGVVFASSIGSMFLPPTSALGAGLYSVAVYGGLVLFSMFLLYDTQKVIKRAETHPLYGVRKYDPINACMGIYMDTLNIFTRLVMILANGGGGRRK; this is encoded by the exons ATGTTTGTGGCAAGGCTGACGTGCCTGAGGAGCCTCCCCCCGCTCGCCGCCGGGCTCCGTCCCGGGCTGGCCAACGGTTCCGCTGCCCTGCGGTCCTCCACCCTCAACCTGAAGCCATGCCCGATCCTCTTCACACCGCGCCAG ggtttTTCCTCAAAGGCCAAATTTGGTTTCCGCCGGGCGAGGACGACCAGAGATCAACTCAAGGAAGCGGTGTTGGAGCCAGCCACAGGCACGGCTATAAAAA ttgacagcatggGACGAATAATTCTAGCCGGAGGCGCCGCGGTGGGACTGGGAGCGTTATGCTACTACGGCTTGGGGATGTCCAGTGAGATCGGTGCCATTGAGAAAGCAGT GATCTGGCCTCAGTACGTGAAGGACCGGATCCACTCCACCTACATGTACTTTGCAGGCAGCGTGGGACTGACGGCTCTGTCGGCGGTCGCCGTGAGTCGAACTCCGGCGCTCATGGGACTCATGATGAGAGGCTCCTGGATG gCTATCGGAGCTACGTTTGCTGCCATGATCGGCGCCGGCATACTGGTTCGCTCCATCTCGTACGAGCACAGCCCGGTGCCCAAGCACCTGGCCTGGATGCTGCATGCAG GTGTGATGGGCGCTGTGGTGGCCCCCCTCACCCTCCTGGGAGGCCCCCTGATGATACGGGCCGCCTGGTACACGGCGGGCATCGTGGGCGGGCTGTCCACGGTGGCCATGTGCGCCCCCAGCGAGAAGTTCCTCAACATGGGCGGACCCCTGGCCGTCGGCTTCGGGGTGGTCTTTGCTTCCTCCATCGGGTCCATGTTCCTGCCGCCCACCTCGGCGTTGGGGGCAGGCCTGTACTCGGTTGCCGTCTACGGCGGTCTGGTCCTGTTCAGCATGTTCCTCCTCTACGACACGCAGAAGGTCATCAAGAGGGCCGAGACGCATCCGCTCTATGGAGTGCGAAAATATGACCCCATTAATGC GTGTATGGGGATTTACATGGACACGCTGAATATCTTCACTAGACTGGTGATGATCCTGGCGAATGGCGGCGGTGGCAGAAGGAAGTGA